The Lentzea guizhouensis genome contains a region encoding:
- a CDS encoding cation acetate symporter, with protein sequence MNATIWSLSAIVAVALVTFLLGYVGSRTANTTPDFLVARRSIPATRNAAAISGEYLSAASFLGVAGLVLKDGIDALWYPIGFTAGYLALLLFVAAPLRRSGAYTLPDFAEARLGSVNVRHFSTFFVVCIGVLYLVPQLQSAGLTLTTITGLPAWFGGLIVTVIVVVNVLGGGMRAITLVQAFQYWGKLFAIAAPTFVLFVVFLASPDRGTQPISDEGGLRFPAAETITVAEQDIKVRVDVPLDLVVRGQIDGRDANGAVYWSRGVYELSPGTTMEFEAGDPVPVVEGSPTTNRDWLRPQTGGLSDLFKTYSLIFATFLGTMGLPHVLVRFYTNPDGKAARRTALHVLYLLGLFYIFPTVLGVLSRLYLPQLLVNGKTDAAVLMLPETMVPNLGGQILGAIVAAGAFAAFLSTSSGLVVSVAGVVSTDIMPGKVRDFRWATVFTGLVAIGLALLLPRSDASLTVAMSFALAASTFCPLLVLGIWWRGLTWVGAVCGLVVGGGLVITAQVVSVISSYTGRWAPAVFTQPALITVPIAFVTMIVVSKATRRRVPADVSQILLRLHAPDPLGFIRDRDIARFGTAEEKARMAADKRKAAGQTR encoded by the coding sequence GTGAACGCCACCATCTGGAGCCTCAGCGCCATCGTCGCCGTCGCACTGGTGACGTTCCTGCTCGGCTACGTCGGGTCCCGCACCGCCAACACCACGCCGGACTTCCTGGTGGCGCGGCGGTCGATCCCGGCGACCCGCAACGCCGCCGCGATCTCCGGCGAGTACCTGTCCGCCGCGTCGTTCCTCGGCGTGGCCGGGCTGGTGCTCAAGGACGGCATCGACGCGCTCTGGTACCCGATCGGCTTCACCGCGGGCTACCTCGCCCTGCTGCTGTTCGTCGCGGCACCGCTGCGGCGTTCCGGTGCGTACACGCTGCCGGACTTCGCCGAGGCCAGGCTCGGGTCGGTGAACGTGCGGCACTTCAGCACGTTCTTCGTGGTCTGCATCGGCGTGCTGTACCTGGTGCCGCAGCTGCAGTCGGCGGGTCTGACGCTCACGACGATCACCGGGCTGCCCGCGTGGTTCGGCGGGCTGATCGTCACGGTCATCGTGGTGGTCAACGTGCTGGGCGGCGGCATGCGCGCGATCACGCTCGTGCAGGCGTTCCAGTACTGGGGCAAGCTCTTCGCGATCGCCGCGCCCACGTTCGTGCTGTTCGTGGTGTTCCTCGCCTCGCCGGACCGGGGCACGCAGCCGATCAGCGACGAGGGCGGGCTCCGGTTCCCCGCGGCCGAGACGATCACCGTGGCCGAGCAGGACATCAAGGTCCGCGTCGACGTGCCGCTGGACCTGGTGGTGCGCGGCCAGATCGACGGCAGGGACGCGAACGGGGCGGTGTACTGGAGCCGCGGCGTCTACGAGCTCAGCCCCGGCACGACCATGGAGTTCGAGGCGGGCGACCCGGTGCCGGTGGTCGAGGGGTCGCCCACGACCAACCGCGACTGGCTGCGCCCGCAGACCGGCGGCCTGTCCGACCTCTTCAAGACGTACTCGCTGATCTTCGCGACGTTCCTCGGCACGATGGGCCTGCCGCACGTCCTGGTCCGCTTCTACACCAACCCGGACGGCAAGGCGGCGCGCAGGACCGCGCTGCACGTGCTGTACCTGCTCGGCCTGTTCTACATCTTCCCGACGGTGCTGGGCGTGCTGTCCCGGCTGTACCTGCCGCAGCTGCTGGTGAACGGCAAGACCGACGCGGCGGTGCTGATGCTGCCGGAGACGATGGTGCCGAACCTGGGCGGGCAGATCCTCGGCGCGATCGTCGCGGCGGGCGCGTTCGCGGCGTTCCTGTCGACCTCCTCCGGGCTCGTCGTGTCGGTCGCCGGGGTGGTCTCGACGGACATCATGCCGGGCAAGGTTCGTGACTTCCGGTGGGCAACCGTGTTCACCGGACTCGTCGCGATCGGTCTTGCCCTGCTGTTGCCGCGCTCCGATGCGTCACTCACGGTGGCCATGTCGTTCGCGCTCGCCGCGTCGACCTTCTGCCCGCTCCTGGTCCTCGGGATCTGGTGGCGCGGGCTCACCTGGGTCGGCGCCGTGTGCGGTCTGGTCGTCGGCGGCGGCCTGGTCATCACCGCCCAGGTGGTCAGCGTGATCAGCTCCTACACCGGCCGCTGGGCGCCCGCCGTGTTCACCCAACCAGCGCTGATCACCGTGCCGATCGCGTTCGTGACCATGATCGTCGTCAGCAAGGCGACCCGCAGGCGCGTACCAGCCGACGTCAGCCAGATCCTGCTGCGGCTGCACGCGCCCGATCCGCTCGGGTTCATCCGCGACCGCGACATCGCCCGGTTCGGGACCG
- a CDS encoding LytR/AlgR family response regulator transcription factor has product MPDTVSIQDNAGLLVLAVDDEAPGLSEIKFLLESSPHIRRVLTAFDAAEALRILRGDYEQEVMARTKAGLPPVDAVFADINMPGLSGMDLARVLSAFRYPPALVFVTGVEERDALVTAFDVGALDFINKPINEERVLKAISRVADRVGRSSAPMATAAAAPNAAEPSDDEVIPVELGGTIKLVPRASVRYVEAQGDYARLHTQDGSHLVRIPLAQLEERWANAGFVRIHRSYLVALPLVSELRMTANGYAVVIGTGEGAKELPVSRRHTKELKERIVRPPKSGW; this is encoded by the coding sequence ATGCCCGACACAGTGAGCATTCAAGACAACGCCGGTCTCCTCGTCCTCGCAGTCGATGACGAGGCTCCTGGCCTGAGTGAGATCAAGTTCCTCCTCGAGAGCAGTCCTCACATCCGGCGCGTGCTGACGGCGTTCGACGCCGCGGAGGCGCTGCGCATCCTGAGGGGTGACTACGAGCAAGAGGTGATGGCGCGCACCAAGGCCGGCCTGCCGCCGGTCGACGCGGTGTTCGCGGACATCAACATGCCCGGCCTTTCGGGCATGGATCTCGCGCGGGTGCTGAGTGCGTTCCGGTACCCGCCGGCGCTCGTGTTCGTCACGGGGGTGGAGGAGCGGGACGCGCTCGTCACGGCGTTCGACGTCGGCGCGCTCGACTTCATCAACAAGCCGATCAACGAAGAGCGCGTGCTCAAGGCCATCTCCCGGGTCGCCGACCGGGTGGGCAGGTCCTCGGCACCGATGGCGACCGCCGCGGCGGCGCCCAACGCGGCGGAGCCGAGTGACGACGAGGTCATCCCCGTCGAGCTCGGCGGTACCATCAAGCTCGTGCCGCGCGCGTCCGTGCGGTACGTCGAGGCGCAGGGCGACTACGCCCGGCTGCACACGCAGGACGGCAGCCACCTGGTGCGCATCCCGCTAGCGCAGCTGGAGGAACGCTGGGCGAACGCCGGTTTCGTGCGCATCCACCGCTCGTACCTGGTGGCGTTGCCGCTGGTGAGCGAGCTGCGGATGACGGCGAACGGCTACGCGGTCGTGATCGGCACCGGTGAGGGCGCCAAGGAGCTCCCGGTCAGCCGCAGGCACACCAAGGAGCTCAAGGAACGGATCGTGCGACCGCCGAAGAGCGGCTGGTGA